The Capsicum annuum cultivar UCD-10X-F1 unplaced genomic scaffold, UCD10Xv1.1 ctg32330, whole genome shotgun sequence sequence TCATAGCAACAACTAAGTAGCACTTCATCATTTGAAAATCTATGTATCGGTGTGATATGACCTTTCATATGATTTGGTATACTGAACCATTTCGTCCAAGATTCTTTCATGCCATAATCTTTCATTAcccataaattaaaatttattccATCGTCATGATGATAACAAAGTCTTCCTCCCACTGCTGATACACCTGTTTCTTCACTTGTATTGGAATACGGTCTCACTGGCAATGAAATCTTCCCATACGTCTCATTTGAAATATTAAACGTCACCACGCAACGTGGGTATACGTAGTCACTCTCCCAATGAAATGCTCCCTCTACAAATGCCAAACATAACTCACTTATACGTGCTAGAATGCCGCATCTCCCCCCTGCGCATTCACTAGTTTTCTTCCATGAAGCACTTTTAATTGCGAGAATTTCATCAGGTAATCCATTATCACATACTTGATCAAACG is a genomic window containing:
- the LOC124891211 gene encoding uncharacterized protein LOC124891211; the protein is ESIKLPTQYPESLPDRYLYGLGYNSTSDDYKIIRIDAFDQVCDNGLPDEILAIKSASWKKTSECAGGRCGILARISELCLAFVEGAFHWESDYVYPRCVVTFNISNETYGKISLPVRPYSNTSEETGVSAVGGRLCYHHDDGINFNLW